Proteins from a genomic interval of Fundulus heteroclitus isolate FHET01 chromosome 21, MU-UCD_Fhet_4.1, whole genome shotgun sequence:
- the myl12.1 gene encoding myosin, light chain 12, genome duplicate 1, with translation MASKKAKGKTTKKRPQRATSNVFAMFDQSQIQEFKEAFNMIDQNRDGFVDKEDLHDMLASLGKNPNEDYLEAMMNEAPGPINFTMFLTMFGEKLNGTDPEDVIRNAFACFDEEGTGFIHEDYLRELLTTMGDRFTDEEVDELFREAPIDKKSNFNYVEFTRILKHGARDKDD, from the exons ATGGCGAGCAAAAAGGCTAAGGGAAAGACCACCAAGAAGCGCCCTCAGCGCGCCACCTCCAACGTCTTTGCCATGTTCGACCAGTCCCAGATTCAGGAGTTCAAAGAGGCCTTTAACATGATCGACCAGAACCGGGACGGCTTTGTGGACAAGGAGGACCTTCATGACATGCTCGCCTCCCTGG GGAAAAATCCAAATGAAGACTACCTGGAAGCCATGATGAACGAAGCCCCCGGACCGATAAACTTCACCATGTTCCTCACCATGTTTGGAGAAAAGCTAAACGGCACGGACCCGGAGGATGTGATAAGAAACGCCTTCGCCTGCTTCGACGAAGAGGGAACAG GTTTCATTCATGAGGATTACCTCAGGGAGCTGCTCACAACGATGGGGGACCGGTTTACAGACGAGGAGGTGGACGAGCTCTTCAGGGAGGCCCCCATCGACAAGAAGAGCAACTTCAACTACGTGGAGTTCACGCGCATCCTAAAGCACGGTGCCAGGGACAAGGACGATTAA